In one window of Veillonellaceae bacterium DNA:
- a CDS encoding iron hydrogenase: MKLLLQPLPIRIFHWVMFVCVMVLLFTGLYINNPISAITVPLNMVRKIHSMFGLILIANLLGQIYYYAVTKKFTEILLLPGDWVNMRSFTRYVLFITDGHPNFGRYNPGQKWLFTSWGVAVLVASFTSMILLFPDKTSWLQLHLGGLNTVRILHYFVAIFFAATIPLHFYLVFTEDPAKLQAIFTGYIEKEPNKTDKND, translated from the coding sequence ATGAAACTACTACTGCAGCCGCTCCCAATCCGCATTTTTCACTGGGTAATGTTTGTGTGCGTCATGGTCCTCCTATTCACCGGCTTGTATATCAATAACCCCATTTCAGCAATAACCGTTCCGCTAAACATGGTCCGTAAAATTCATAGCATGTTTGGTCTCATCTTAATAGCCAATTTGCTTGGGCAGATATATTACTATGCTGTTACAAAAAAATTTACCGAAATTTTATTACTGCCCGGTGACTGGGTCAACATGCGCAGTTTTACCCGCTATGTACTATTTATAACCGATGGCCACCCCAACTTTGGCCGCTATAATCCCGGCCAAAAATGGCTTTTCACTTCCTGGGGAGTAGCTGTGCTGGTAGCATCGTTTACCAGTATGATTCTGCTGTTTCCCGATAAAACTTCTTGGCTGCAGCTGCACCTAGGCGGCTTAAATACTGTCCGCATCCTTCATTATTTTGTCGCCATCTTTTTTGCGGCTACAATTCCGCTTCACTTTTACCTTGTTTTCACCGAAGATCCGGCTAAACTTCAAGCTATATTTACAGGTTATATTGAAAAAGAGCCTAACAAAACCGATAAAAATGATTAG